In Nitrospirota bacterium, a single genomic region encodes these proteins:
- a CDS encoding DUF1207 domain-containing protein: MYLLSRSDIAPKYHCRVACLFALLCAWLAAVFCLAPAPLAAADDRFAAGYATAILEREFSLKAPRVTVSNGIMTVRGDELGSVKRDQVLKALSGIQGVVRIEIIEPGAQAPAAVSLSEPQQAEAQPGDEAAEMGELFPRGRLFAPLIADPRWPRFSAAYHYYIDDDELDNVGATSFGETLVFYRDESPVGGLWEIGIQAGVFAIFDLDAESKDLINADYWVGIPLSYRYKDFSALLRLFHQSSHLGDEFLLRNRLNRVNLSYEGTDLKLSYDISDDLRLYAGGGYIFRKEPPDLKPWSVQYGVELRSPRTFLSRTTRPLFAADFKNWEENDWNTDVSVRLGLEFERPTTVSRRFQIMLEYFNGSSPNGQFYNRTIKYMGLGAHFYF, from the coding sequence ATGTACCTGCTTTCCCGGTCAGATATCGCGCCAAAATACCACTGCAGGGTGGCGTGCCTCTTTGCGCTCCTCTGCGCCTGGCTCGCTGCGGTATTCTGCCTCGCGCCTGCCCCGCTCGCTGCGGCAGACGACCGCTTTGCCGCCGGCTATGCAACGGCTATTCTCGAGAGGGAGTTCTCGTTAAAAGCTCCTCGTGTCACCGTGAGCAACGGCATCATGACCGTGAGGGGCGACGAACTGGGGAGTGTAAAAAGGGACCAGGTGCTCAAGGCGCTCTCGGGCATCCAGGGGGTAGTAAGGATCGAGATCATAGAGCCCGGCGCGCAGGCGCCCGCAGCGGTCAGCCTCTCCGAACCGCAGCAGGCGGAAGCCCAGCCCGGAGATGAAGCAGCGGAGATGGGCGAGCTCTTCCCCCGGGGGCGCCTCTTTGCGCCGCTCATCGCCGATCCGCGCTGGCCCCGCTTTTCCGCTGCCTACCATTACTATATCGATGACGACGAGCTCGATAACGTGGGAGCGACGAGCTTCGGAGAGACACTCGTCTTCTACAGGGACGAGTCCCCTGTTGGCGGGCTCTGGGAGATCGGTATCCAGGCAGGGGTCTTTGCGATCTTCGACCTCGATGCCGAGTCCAAGGACCTCATCAATGCAGATTACTGGGTGGGGATACCCCTGAGCTATCGCTACAAGGACTTTTCGGCCCTCCTCCGCCTCTTTCACCAGAGCTCCCACCTCGGCGACGAGTTCCTCCTCAGGAACAGATTGAACAGGGTGAATCTCAGCTATGAGGGAACGGACCTGAAGCTGTCCTACGACATCAGCGATGACCTGCGCCTTTACGCGGGAGGAGGGTATATCTTCCGCAAGGAGCCCCCTGATCTGAAGCCCTGGTCCGTGCAGTACGGCGTCGAGCTGCGGAGCCCCCGGACCTTTCTCAGCCGGACCACGCGGCCGCTCTTCGCCGCAGACTTCAAGAACTGGGAGGAAAACGACTGGAACACCGATGTCTCGGTCCGTCTCGGCCTGGAGTTCGAAAGGCCTACCACCGTCAGCCGGAGGTTTCAGATAATGCTCGAGTACTTCAACGGCAGCTCGCCGAACGGACAGTTCTACAACCGCACCATCAAGTATATGGGCCTCGGCGCGCATTTCTATTTCTGA
- a CDS encoding hydrolase: protein MEKFSLVKEDTALLIVDIQERLAGAMKEKIKEETIKNNLHLVELAKMLSIPVAVTEQYPKGLGPTVKEIQEALPSYQPVEKLTFSCCGEPDFLAAVKALNKKTILLTGMETHICVLQTCIDLLKSGYTVHLVRDGVCSRAKENWITGTEFMRDAGAVVTCTETVLFQLLKVAGTEEFKAISKRIR, encoded by the coding sequence ATGGAGAAGTTTTCACTCGTCAAGGAAGATACGGCGCTCCTGATCGTCGATATCCAGGAGAGGCTCGCAGGCGCGATGAAGGAGAAGATCAAGGAGGAGACGATAAAGAACAACCTCCACCTCGTCGAGCTCGCGAAGATGCTGAGCATCCCAGTCGCGGTCACCGAGCAGTACCCGAAGGGCCTCGGCCCGACCGTGAAAGAGATCCAGGAGGCGCTGCCCTCGTACCAGCCGGTCGAAAAGCTCACCTTCAGCTGCTGCGGCGAGCCGGATTTCCTCGCTGCCGTGAAAGCGCTCAACAAGAAAACGATTCTCCTTACCGGCATGGAGACCCACATCTGCGTGCTCCAGACCTGCATCGATCTTCTAAAGAGCGGCTATACGGTCCACCTGGTCCGCGACGGGGTCTGCTCGCGGGCCAAGGAGAACTGGATAACGGGAACGGAATTCATGCGCGATGCCGGCGCAGTAGTCACCTGCACCGAGACCGTGCTCTTCCAGCTGCTGAAGGTGGCGGGCACGGAAGAGTTCAAGGCGATTTCGAAGAGGATACGGTAG
- a CDS encoding rubredoxin translates to MTVAIQKIPGGFSLDGLELKSGKCGCTSISTCCYSWSKIKKRDDRTFEFVAKTTTPETSDFFTWGYTATREGVTVTVLVEDARDKKIYSGYLPPAAGAWEARGWTIAEKNGEREDGAVWRCASCRWLYKEDREGAPFASLPDDWKCPVCNVGKEAFESIG, encoded by the coding sequence ATGACGGTTGCGATCCAGAAGATCCCGGGCGGCTTCAGCCTCGACGGCCTCGAGCTGAAGAGCGGCAAATGCGGCTGCACCTCCATATCGACCTGCTGCTATTCCTGGTCGAAGATAAAGAAGAGAGACGACCGCACCTTCGAGTTCGTCGCAAAGACCACAACGCCCGAGACTTCCGACTTCTTCACCTGGGGATATACGGCGACCAGGGAAGGGGTTACGGTGACCGTGCTGGTGGAGGACGCCCGGGATAAAAAGATTTACTCGGGCTATCTCCCTCCGGCAGCAGGGGCCTGGGAGGCCCGGGGATGGACAATAGCGGAAAAGAACGGGGAGAGGGAGGACGGCGCGGTCTGGCGGTGCGCGAGCTGCCGCTGGCTCTACAAGGAGGACCGGGAAGGAGCTCCTTTCGCCTCCCTGCCCGACGACTGGAAATGTCCGGTCTGCAACGTGGGCAAAGAGGCTTTCGAGAGTATAGGATAA
- the purF gene encoding amidophosphoribosyltransferase, translating to MCRRRIPPFHDIHEECGVFGVYNHPEAANLTYLGLYALQHRGQEGAGICSSDGKTLHVEKAIGLVADIFSEKRLRRLPGTSAIGHNRYSTAGGGGLKNVQPLMANYALGSIAVAHNGNLVNVDQLRERLEAEGAIFQSTSDSETVLHLIARSKSDDPYERILGALRNVKGAFSLLFLREDEMIAVRDPFGVRPLAIGRVDDAYVVASETCAFDLIGGEYVRDVEPGEMVIINRKGLRSLKALYSPRKAHCIFEFIYFARPDSYIFNHLCVNTVRKNMGRQLARESGIDADIVIPVPDSGVPAALGFAEESRIPFDFGLIRNHYVGRTFIEPKQSIRHFGVKIKLNPVRDLLQGKKVVVVDDSIVRGTTSKKIVKMIRELGGAKEVHMRICSPPTIGPCFYGIDTPTRQELIASSHLIEEIRKYITADSLAYISLPGLKSIIPNPEDYCSACFDNNYPITFPKESLEQMALSFA from the coding sequence ATGTGTCGGCGACGGATACCGCCTTTTCATGACATCCATGAAGAGTGCGGGGTCTTTGGTGTCTACAACCACCCCGAGGCTGCCAACCTCACCTACCTCGGCCTCTACGCCCTCCAGCACCGCGGACAGGAGGGAGCGGGCATCTGTTCTTCCGACGGCAAGACGCTCCACGTCGAAAAGGCGATCGGTCTCGTTGCGGATATCTTCAGCGAGAAGCGGCTCAGGCGGCTCCCGGGTACCAGCGCAATAGGGCATAACCGATACTCGACCGCCGGCGGCGGCGGCCTGAAGAACGTGCAGCCCCTCATGGCGAATTATGCCCTCGGCTCGATCGCCGTCGCGCATAACGGCAACCTCGTGAATGTGGACCAGCTCAGGGAAAGGCTCGAGGCCGAGGGCGCCATCTTCCAATCCACCTCCGACAGCGAGACGGTACTCCATCTCATCGCTCGTTCGAAGAGCGACGATCCGTATGAGCGCATCCTCGGGGCGCTGCGGAACGTCAAAGGCGCCTTCAGCCTCCTCTTCCTGCGCGAGGACGAGATGATCGCGGTCAGGGACCCGTTCGGCGTCCGGCCGCTCGCCATAGGCAGGGTGGATGACGCCTACGTCGTTGCCTCCGAGACCTGCGCCTTCGATCTCATCGGCGGCGAGTATGTGCGGGATGTCGAGCCCGGCGAGATGGTGATCATCAACCGGAAAGGGCTCCGTTCCCTCAAGGCGCTGTACAGCCCGAGAAAGGCCCACTGCATATTCGAATTCATCTATTTCGCCCGTCCGGACAGCTATATCTTCAACCACCTCTGCGTCAATACGGTCAGGAAGAACATGGGCCGGCAGCTCGCCCGGGAGTCGGGGATCGATGCCGATATCGTCATTCCCGTGCCCGATTCAGGCGTCCCCGCTGCGCTCGGCTTTGCCGAAGAGAGCCGGATACCTTTCGACTTCGGCCTGATCAGGAACCACTACGTCGGCAGGACCTTCATCGAGCCCAAGCAGAGCATCCGCCACTTCGGGGTGAAGATAAAGCTCAATCCCGTGCGGGACCTCCTCCAGGGAAAGAAGGTCGTCGTCGTCGACGATTCGATCGTCAGGGGCACCACGAGCAAAAAGATCGTGAAGATGATCAGGGAGCTGGGCGGCGCAAAAGAGGTGCATATGCGGATCTGCTCTCCTCCGACCATCGGTCCCTGCTTCTACGGCATCGATACGCCGACGCGGCAGGAGCTCATCGCGTCGAGCCACCTGATCGAAGAGATCCGGAAATACATCACCGCCGACAGCCTCGCCTATATCAGCCTCCCGGGCCTCAAGAGCATCATCCCCAATCCCGAAGACTACTGCTCGGCCTGCTTCGACAATAACTACCCCATCACGTTCCCCAAAGAGAGCCTGGAGCAGATGGCGCTCTCTTTCGCGTAA
- the uvrB gene encoding excinuclease ABC subunit UvrB yields MSEFKLKTELTPKGDQPKAIRDLTEGIRGDRKHQVLLGVTGSGKTFTIANVIATVHKPAIIIAHNKALAAQLYGEFKELFPDNAVEFFVSYYDYYQPEAYIPSTDTYIEKDSMVNDDIDRLRHSATMSILERNDVIVVASVSCIYGIGSPEDYLGMHLFIEEGMRVRRDELIEKLVEILYARTDIEFKRGNFRVRGDVIEVYPAFSRDMAVRIEFFGDDIDALHEFDPLTGAKLRRIHRMALYPNSHWITPEAKLKKALSGIEKELENRTREFRNRGEIAFAQRIEQRTRFDLEMLKEFGYCHGIENYSRHLSGRRAGDPPHTLLDYIRSGPSNGDYLMIIDESHATVPQIGGMYEGDRSRKNTLVEYGFRLPSALDNRPLRFEEFEGRAGQVIYVSATPAAYEIEKSGGRIVEQVIRPTGLMDPPMVVRPISGQVDDLLGEIRARAERGERILVTTLTKKMAEDLTDYYTQLGIKARYLHSDIDTLERIEILRDLRLGVFDVLIGVNLLREGLDLPEVSLVAIFDADKEGFLRSERSLIQTAGRAARNINGQVILYADTMTRSMQKAIGETERRRTLQEDYNKRMKITPESIKSQIKDILSSIYEADYYTVPAVAEEKVEYEVSEETIKQLEAEMKEAAKKLDFEKAAELRDRVKTLRDAMLAVGSTGAAAAGRPAKKGRIARAKGR; encoded by the coding sequence GTGTCGGAATTTAAATTAAAAACAGAGCTTACCCCCAAGGGCGACCAGCCGAAGGCGATAAGGGATCTTACCGAAGGAATCCGGGGGGACCGCAAACACCAGGTGCTCCTGGGGGTCACCGGGTCGGGCAAGACCTTCACCATCGCCAATGTCATCGCCACGGTCCATAAGCCGGCGATCATCATCGCCCACAACAAGGCGCTGGCAGCGCAGCTCTACGGCGAGTTCAAGGAGCTCTTTCCCGATAACGCGGTCGAGTTCTTCGTCAGCTACTACGACTACTACCAGCCCGAAGCCTACATCCCCTCTACCGATACCTATATAGAAAAAGACTCGATGGTCAACGACGACATCGACCGGCTCAGGCATTCGGCGACCATGTCGATCCTCGAGCGGAACGACGTGATCGTGGTCGCCTCGGTCTCGTGCATCTACGGTATCGGCTCGCCCGAGGATTACCTCGGCATGCACCTCTTCATCGAGGAGGGGATGAGGGTCAGGCGGGACGAGCTGATCGAGAAGCTCGTCGAGATCCTCTACGCCCGTACCGATATCGAGTTCAAAAGGGGGAATTTCAGGGTCAGGGGCGATGTGATCGAGGTCTACCCCGCCTTCTCGCGAGACATGGCGGTCCGCATCGAATTCTTCGGCGACGATATCGACGCCCTGCACGAGTTCGACCCGCTTACCGGGGCGAAGCTGCGGAGAATACACCGCATGGCCCTCTATCCGAACAGCCACTGGATCACCCCCGAAGCGAAACTGAAAAAGGCCTTGTCCGGCATCGAGAAAGAGCTCGAGAACCGGACGCGGGAGTTCCGCAACAGGGGAGAGATCGCGTTTGCCCAGCGCATCGAGCAGCGGACGCGCTTCGACCTCGAGATGCTCAAGGAGTTCGGCTACTGCCACGGCATCGAGAACTACTCGCGCCACCTGAGCGGCCGCCGTGCCGGAGACCCGCCCCATACGCTCCTCGATTACATACGAAGCGGTCCTTCGAACGGCGACTATCTCATGATCATCGACGAGTCCCATGCAACGGTCCCGCAGATCGGGGGCATGTACGAAGGAGACCGGTCGCGGAAGAATACCCTCGTCGAGTACGGCTTCAGACTGCCGTCGGCGCTCGACAACCGGCCGCTCAGGTTCGAGGAGTTCGAAGGCCGCGCCGGGCAGGTGATCTATGTCTCGGCGACCCCGGCAGCCTACGAGATCGAGAAGTCCGGGGGGAGGATCGTGGAGCAGGTGATACGGCCTACGGGGCTGATGGACCCCCCCATGGTGGTGCGGCCCATCAGCGGGCAGGTGGACGACCTCCTCGGCGAGATCCGCGCGCGGGCGGAACGGGGAGAACGCATACTCGTGACGACGCTGACCAAGAAGATGGCCGAAGACCTCACCGATTACTATACGCAGTTGGGGATCAAGGCGCGGTATCTCCATTCCGACATCGACACCCTCGAGAGGATCGAGATCCTGAGGGACCTGCGGCTCGGGGTCTTCGATGTGCTGATCGGCGTGAACCTGCTCAGGGAGGGGCTCGACCTTCCCGAGGTCTCGCTCGTGGCGATCTTCGATGCGGACAAGGAGGGCTTTCTCCGCTCAGAGCGGTCATTGATCCAGACCGCGGGAAGGGCAGCGCGGAATATCAACGGACAGGTCATCCTCTATGCCGACACCATGACGCGCTCGATGCAGAAGGCGATCGGCGAGACCGAGCGGCGGCGCACGCTCCAGGAGGACTACAACAAGCGCATGAAGATCACGCCCGAGAGCATCAAGAGCCAGATCAAGGATATCCTGAGCTCGATCTACGAGGCGGATTACTATACCGTTCCTGCCGTTGCCGAGGAAAAGGTCGAGTACGAAGTGAGCGAAGAGACGATCAAGCAGCTCGAGGCGGAGATGAAAGAGGCTGCAAAGAAGCTCGATTTCGAGAAAGCAGCCGAGCTCCGCGACCGGGTCAAAACGTTGCGGGACGCGATGCTGGCCGTCGGCAGTACGGGCGCCGCCGCAGCCGGACGGCCCGCGAAAAAGGGCAGGATCGCAAGGGCGAAAGGCAGATGA
- a CDS encoding FRG domain-containing protein, which yields MNEMRVNSWNELQEQLYEDSWNPDLGRFRSRYAFRGLSDAGYPLATTLIRLGGPYAELERHLLRNFRKYAHRNVVQHDSIWHWLSVAQHYGLPSRLLDWTYSPLIALHFATANIDKFAADGVIWAVNYVKAHQLLPQKLRAQLELEGANVFTVGMLAESLTSLEEFSNLCKNDFVLFFEPPSMDDRIVNQFALFSVMSDAHAVLDEWLKEYPDLWRKIVIPAQLKWEIRDKLDQANITERVLFPGLDGLSRWLKRQYSPKMQ from the coding sequence ATGAATGAGATGCGGGTCAACAGCTGGAACGAGCTCCAGGAGCAGCTCTATGAGGATTCGTGGAACCCCGATCTGGGGCGCTTCCGCTCCCGTTACGCCTTCCGCGGCCTCTCGGATGCAGGGTATCCGCTCGCAACCACGCTGATCAGGCTGGGAGGCCCTTATGCCGAGCTCGAACGCCATCTCCTCAGAAATTTCAGAAAGTACGCACACCGCAACGTGGTGCAGCACGACTCCATTTGGCACTGGCTCTCGGTGGCGCAGCACTACGGGCTGCCGTCGCGGCTCCTCGACTGGACCTACTCGCCGCTCATCGCCCTGCACTTCGCCACCGCCAATATCGACAAGTTCGCTGCCGACGGGGTTATCTGGGCGGTCAATTATGTCAAGGCTCACCAGCTGCTCCCGCAGAAGCTGCGGGCCCAGTTGGAGCTCGAAGGGGCCAACGTGTTTACCGTCGGCATGCTCGCTGAATCGCTCACCTCGCTCGAGGAGTTTTCGAACCTCTGCAAGAACGATTTCGTGCTCTTCTTCGAGCCGCCGTCGATGGACGACCGGATCGTCAACCAGTTCGCCCTCTTCTCGGTCATGTCCGATGCTCATGCGGTCCTCGACGAGTGGCTCAAAGAGTATCCCGACCTCTGGCGGAAGATCGTCATCCCCGCCCAGCTGAAGTGGGAGATCCGGGATAAGCTCGACCAGGCGAATATCACCGAGCGGGTCCTCTTCCCCGGCCTCGACGGCCTCAGCCGCTGGCTGAAACGGCAGTACAGCCCGAAGATGCAGTAA
- a CDS encoding RND transporter, whose translation MEQLLARLPWGLLIILCLTLGLAPFAPPHIVEKLSMLFKGRLVRPLDWFDLFFHATPWVLLALKGFYSLRH comes from the coding sequence ATGGAACAGCTCCTTGCGCGGCTCCCCTGGGGCCTTCTCATTATCCTCTGCCTGACGCTCGGGCTCGCGCCCTTCGCTCCGCCGCATATTGTGGAGAAGCTTTCGATGCTCTTCAAAGGCCGCCTGGTGCGTCCCCTGGACTGGTTCGATCTGTTCTTCCATGCCACCCCCTGGGTGTTGCTGGCACTTAAAGGCTTTTACTCACTGCGACATTAA
- a CDS encoding adenylyl-sulfate kinase, with the protein MSGLVIWITGLPGSGKSTVAEGIKRRFPHFVILRMDELRKVVTPTPTYSEAERDTVYRSIVYMAKTLADLGHNVLIDATGNMRKWRDLARQMIPRYAEIYLKCRIEVCTDRERARGDAHSAPRDIYRKGEAGWPVPGLQAPYEEPLSPEVTIETDRLSFEQGIALAESFIAERFSPNE; encoded by the coding sequence ATGAGCGGACTCGTCATCTGGATAACCGGCCTGCCGGGAAGCGGCAAGAGCACCGTTGCAGAAGGGATCAAGCGCCGCTTCCCTCACTTCGTTATCCTCCGCATGGACGAGCTCAGAAAAGTGGTCACGCCTACGCCTACGTATTCCGAGGCGGAGCGGGATACGGTCTATCGCTCTATCGTTTATATGGCGAAGACGCTTGCCGACCTCGGCCATAATGTCCTTATCGATGCCACGGGAAATATGAGGAAGTGGCGCGACCTCGCCCGGCAGATGATCCCGCGCTATGCGGAGATATACCTCAAGTGCCGTATCGAAGTCTGTACCGACCGGGAGAGAGCACGCGGTGATGCCCACAGCGCCCCGAGGGATATTTACCGGAAAGGGGAGGCGGGCTGGCCGGTGCCGGGCCTCCAGGCGCCCTATGAAGAGCCGCTCAGCCCGGAGGTGACCATCGAGACGGACAGACTCTCCTTCGAACAGGGCATCGCCCTCGCCGAATCGTTCATCGCAGAGCGCTTCTCTCCGAATGAATGA